The proteins below come from a single Pseudochaenichthys georgianus chromosome 14, fPseGeo1.2, whole genome shotgun sequence genomic window:
- the cdkn2aipnl gene encoding CDKN2AIP N-terminal-like protein — protein sequence MANLDVEEFIQQNRAVADEVETYRGYWESEKHWQPRREFILRNINDFEEPHIDQLLALSMVWANNVFMGCRYSTELLEKVREMAEGIEVEDAPVFKTRDEIMKKQQGQ from the exons ATGGCTAACCTGGACGTAGAAGAGTTTATCCAACAGAACAGAGCTGTCGCAGATGAGGTGGAAACGTACCGGGGTTACTGGGAGAGCGAAAAACACTGGCAGCCGAGGAGGGAGTTCATCCTGCGGAACATCAACGACTTCGAGGAGCCGCACATTGACCAGCTGCTCGCGCTCTCCATGGTGTGGGCCAACAACGTCTTCATGGGCTGTCG GTATAGCACGGAGCTCTTGGAGAAAGTAAGGGAAATGGCTGAAGGCATCGAGGTTGAGGACGCACCGGTCTTCAAGACAAGAGATGAGATTATGAAGAAACAACAG GGTCAATGA